A window from Chlamydia gallinacea 08-1274/3 encodes these proteins:
- the aroC gene encoding chorismate synthase — protein MKNRFGSIFSITTWGESHGPSIGVVIDGCPAGIRLDSEDFIPAMARRSPGKPYTSQRQETDKVHILSGVYQGKTTGTPISLQIFNIDVNSSPYQQQKDCYRPGHGQYAYEKKYGIVNPLGGGRSSARETACRVAGGVVAAKLLAHYDIFSLAFLSKIGPLVVEGYPKFSKEFAHKIYQSPYFSPLANQDIQEILINIQEKKDSLGGIVSFITSPIHESLGEPIFYKIQAVLASALMSIPAAKGFEIGLGFSSADMTGSEYTDPLISSSGHITLSSNHCGGSLGGITVGAPLQGRVAFKPTSSIQIPCPTVTKTGKPTYYATPKEGRHDPCVAIRAVPVVEAMINLVLADLFLQQRCSKL, from the coding sequence GAAAAACCGTTTTGGCTCCATATTTTCTATAACTACGTGGGGAGAATCTCACGGCCCCTCTATTGGCGTTGTCATAGATGGATGCCCTGCAGGGATTCGTTTGGACTCTGAAGATTTTATTCCCGCTATGGCACGAAGATCTCCAGGCAAACCCTACACATCACAACGCCAAGAAACAGACAAAGTCCACATCCTTTCAGGAGTCTATCAAGGGAAAACTACGGGAACACCAATTTCTCTACAAATTTTTAATATTGATGTGAATAGTTCTCCCTACCAGCAACAAAAAGATTGCTACCGTCCAGGGCATGGACAATACGCCTACGAAAAAAAATATGGTATCGTCAATCCTCTAGGCGGAGGAAGATCCTCTGCTAGAGAAACCGCGTGTCGTGTTGCTGGAGGTGTAGTTGCTGCAAAGCTCCTCGCACATTATGACATTTTTAGCCTAGCTTTTTTATCAAAAATCGGCCCCTTAGTCGTTGAAGGTTACCCAAAATTTTCAAAAGAATTTGCTCACAAGATTTACCAATCACCCTATTTTTCTCCTCTAGCAAATCAAGACATCCAGGAAATACTCATCAATATTCAAGAAAAAAAAGATTCTCTAGGCGGGATTGTTTCCTTCATTACTTCTCCCATTCATGAGAGCCTTGGAGAACCGATTTTCTATAAAATACAAGCTGTTTTAGCCTCAGCCTTAATGAGCATTCCCGCTGCTAAAGGATTTGAAATTGGTCTGGGATTTTCATCTGCAGATATGACAGGATCTGAGTATACAGATCCTTTAATCTCCTCTAGTGGGCACATTACCCTAAGTTCGAACCATTGTGGAGGATCTTTAGGAGGCATCACCGTGGGAGCCCCCCTCCAGGGGCGTGTCGCCTTCAAACCTACATCTTCTATACAAATTCCCTGTCCTACAGTCACAAAAACAGGAAAACCTACGTACTATGCAACTCCAAAAGAAGGACGCCATGACCCATGCGTTGCCATACGCGCAGTTCCCGTAGTCGAGGCTATGATCAATCTCGTGTTAGCTGATTTATTCTTACAACAACGGTGCTCTAAACTATGA
- the aroB gene encoding 3-dehydroquinate synthase, which produces MIHPFLTQPHPMQLVTNLFNNKLFSSISRAYPIVIVSDYQVRDQVLPPIIEFMESLGYRVVVLTFPPGERNKTWETFLSLHNHLIDNNIPSSSPIFGIGGGVSLDIAGFLASTYCRGLPLFFIPTTLLAMIDASIGGKNGVNFRGLKNRLGTFYLPQEVWIHPQCLATLPQQEWTNGIAEAIKHSCIANTSLWEFMDTYRTDLCTSPEILEEFIKRNCQVKAEIVAKDPKDKNLRKILNFGHTFAHAIETLSQGYIPHGHAVSVGMVIEMKIAVAMGKVKQTNLLELVSHKLTSFHLPTSLAELRKFLPQHLRKEFHKNNLMHFLQYDKKNPSTKAIRIVILEQLGRASTCDGAYCASPCKDILNQIIQEEFHVMCHN; this is translated from the coding sequence ATGATCCATCCTTTTCTTACCCAACCGCACCCTATGCAACTAGTGACCAACCTATTCAATAACAAGTTATTTTCCTCAATATCACGAGCTTATCCTATAGTCATTGTTTCCGATTACCAAGTGAGAGATCAGGTTCTTCCTCCAATAATTGAATTCATGGAATCTCTAGGATACAGAGTTGTTGTACTTACCTTCCCTCCCGGAGAACGCAATAAAACATGGGAAACCTTTCTTTCCTTACACAACCATCTTATAGATAACAATATTCCATCATCATCACCTATTTTTGGTATCGGTGGAGGCGTCTCATTAGATATCGCAGGATTTTTAGCATCTACCTACTGTCGAGGCCTGCCCTTATTTTTCATTCCCACGACTTTACTAGCTATGATCGATGCAAGTATCGGAGGAAAAAATGGTGTGAACTTTCGAGGATTAAAAAACCGTTTGGGAACATTTTACCTTCCTCAAGAGGTATGGATACACCCTCAATGTTTAGCAACTCTTCCTCAACAAGAATGGACAAATGGAATTGCTGAAGCTATAAAACATAGCTGCATTGCAAATACTTCCCTCTGGGAATTTATGGATACCTATCGTACCGACCTCTGTACATCCCCAGAAATTCTCGAAGAATTTATAAAAAGAAATTGCCAAGTCAAAGCAGAAATTGTAGCTAAAGATCCTAAAGACAAAAATCTAAGAAAAATACTGAATTTCGGCCATACTTTTGCTCACGCTATAGAAACATTATCCCAAGGATATATTCCCCACGGCCACGCGGTCAGTGTAGGGATGGTAATAGAAATGAAAATCGCTGTCGCTATGGGAAAAGTAAAACAAACCAATCTTCTTGAACTAGTATCTCATAAGTTAACATCTTTTCACCTCCCGACTTCGCTGGCAGAGCTTCGTAAATTTCTTCCCCAACATCTGCGGAAAGAATTTCATAAAAATAATCTCATGCATTTCTTACAATATGACAAAAAAAACCCATCTACAAAAGCAATACGCATTGTTATTCTCGAACAATTAGGTCGTGCTTCTACCTGTGATGGTGCTTATTGCGCCTCCCCCTGCAAGGATATTCTTAATCAAATAATTCAGGAAGAATTTCATGTTATGTGCCACAATTAG
- a CDS encoding bifunctional 3-dehydroquinate dehydratase/shikimate dehydrogenase, with product MLCATISGPSFKEAQQQILHSLPFVDSIELRIDYLLSLSEEEIHELIILAKHPILTLKRLAHTPQEVWVQQVMNLARLQPEYLDIDYTFPKEALNHIRKYYPKIKILLSFHSDTYEHLPTIYKNLAQTPAHEYKLAISPRNSLETFHCLQYKNHLPENTTLLCMGEVGIPSRILSPLIKNKKNYTAAPYSSPVAPGQLPLKELLTYNYANLSEKSQIYGLIGNPIDRSISHISHNQLFANLHLSASYIKILLEFHELEAFISLSRELPFRGLSVTTPFKTEIINYIDVLDPSVHQCQACNTLVFKNNTLIGYNTDGLGMIHLLNAKGISLKNSRLGIVGAGGAAKAIALACAHAGANISIFNRSSTPGIQLANLCGGSFFPLNELSPTQAIDILILCLPPNTPFPEIFPPIILDINTLPKESTYTKKAKHRGCYILYGYELFAQQALLQFALWLPTPLSQHQHDEFLIHIENIMHSV from the coding sequence ATGTTATGTGCCACAATTAGCGGTCCCTCATTCAAAGAAGCTCAACAGCAAATTCTCCATTCCCTTCCTTTTGTAGATAGCATAGAATTACGTATAGATTATCTTCTTTCCCTCTCTGAAGAAGAGATTCATGAGCTCATAATCTTAGCTAAACACCCGATTCTTACATTAAAACGTTTAGCCCACACTCCCCAAGAAGTTTGGGTACAACAAGTGATGAATCTTGCAAGATTGCAACCGGAATATTTAGATATTGATTATACGTTTCCAAAAGAAGCTTTAAACCATATTCGGAAATACTATCCCAAAATAAAAATCCTACTTTCTTTTCACAGTGATACTTATGAACACCTACCCACGATCTATAAAAATCTTGCTCAAACACCTGCTCATGAATATAAACTCGCTATCTCTCCAAGAAATTCCCTAGAGACATTTCATTGTCTACAGTATAAAAACCATCTCCCAGAAAATACTACTCTTCTCTGTATGGGAGAGGTAGGTATTCCATCAAGAATTCTTTCCCCTTTAATAAAAAATAAAAAAAATTATACTGCAGCTCCTTACTCTTCACCAGTAGCTCCTGGACAACTCCCATTAAAAGAACTCCTTACCTATAATTATGCAAATCTCTCTGAGAAATCACAGATCTACGGCTTGATAGGCAATCCTATTGACCGTAGTATTAGCCATATATCGCATAATCAACTCTTTGCAAATCTTCATCTATCCGCAAGTTATATAAAAATCTTACTAGAATTTCATGAGCTGGAAGCTTTTATCTCACTATCTCGAGAACTTCCTTTTCGAGGATTAAGCGTTACCACGCCCTTTAAAACAGAAATCATCAACTACATTGATGTATTAGATCCTTCTGTTCACCAATGTCAGGCATGTAACACACTAGTGTTTAAAAACAACACTCTGATTGGCTATAATACAGATGGATTGGGAATGATTCATCTCTTGAATGCCAAAGGTATTTCCTTGAAAAACTCTCGCCTAGGCATTGTAGGCGCTGGGGGAGCGGCTAAAGCTATTGCCCTAGCGTGTGCTCATGCAGGAGCTAATATTAGCATTTTCAATCGTAGTTCAACTCCAGGAATTCAACTTGCTAACCTATGTGGAGGCTCTTTCTTTCCTTTAAATGAATTGTCTCCCACACAGGCAATTGATATTCTCATCCTCTGTCTCCCCCCAAATACTCCTTTTCCGGAAATCTTTCCTCCTATAATTCTTGATATCAACACCCTTCCTAAAGAATCTACTTATACCAAGAAGGCCAAACACCGTGGGTGCTATATCCTTTACGGATACGAACTATTTGCTCAGCAAGCCCTACTCCAATTTGCTCTCTGGCTCCCGACTCCCCTCTCACAACATCAGCACGATGAATTTCTTATACATATAGAAAATATTATGCATTCTGTGTAA
- a CDS encoding DUF2608 domain-containing protein, giving the protein MQTSIWNFWILLCFFFPIVGHTAVTTRYVEIKSIHEVAGDILYDPSDFWLILDLDDTLLEGAQALTQFLWLQKTLIGLQQLGFTENEAWNTAYPYWESIQDKGSVKTIESAMLTLISRLQEQGKTVFAYTERQRSAEEITIKQLKSLDITLLSSAPPTPQTLPPNIFFSSGILFGGELHKGPGLQFFLNAINTCPEKIIYIDNDKHNVLRIGELCKSKKISYFGITYTAQKFSLPIYFPEISKVQYTYAQKLLSNEAAALLLRHQMAE; this is encoded by the coding sequence ATGCAAACGTCAATATGGAATTTTTGGATATTGCTGTGTTTCTTCTTTCCTATTGTAGGACATACTGCGGTAACGACACGGTATGTAGAAATAAAATCTATCCACGAAGTTGCTGGCGATATTCTCTATGATCCTAGTGATTTTTGGTTAATTTTAGATCTTGACGATACTCTATTAGAGGGAGCTCAAGCATTAACACAATTCCTCTGGTTGCAAAAAACTTTGATCGGGTTACAACAACTAGGATTTACAGAAAACGAAGCTTGGAATACAGCTTATCCTTATTGGGAATCCATTCAAGACAAAGGATCCGTAAAAACTATCGAATCTGCGATGCTCACGCTTATCTCACGTCTGCAAGAGCAAGGAAAAACGGTTTTTGCCTATACAGAACGACAACGCTCTGCAGAAGAAATTACAATAAAACAATTGAAAAGCTTAGACATTACCTTACTGTCCTCAGCACCACCAACTCCTCAAACACTACCACCGAATATTTTTTTCTCTTCCGGAATACTATTTGGTGGAGAGCTCCATAAAGGACCTGGTTTACAGTTTTTTTTGAATGCAATAAACACATGTCCAGAAAAAATCATTTACATTGATAATGATAAACATAACGTTTTACGCATTGGAGAATTATGTAAATCAAAAAAAATTTCTTATTTCGGAATTACATACACAGCACAAAAATTTTCTCTTCCTATCTATTTTCCTGAAATTTCTAAGGTCCAATATACCTATGCGCAAAAACTTCTTAGTAATGAGGCTGCGGCATTATTATTACGACATCAAATGGCGGAATAA